In Pseudomonas abieticivorans, the genomic window AACGACGGCACGAAAATGCAAAAGCCCCCGAAATTCGGGGGCTCTCGCAACGCAAGGGGGATAAAACGTCGGGTTTAGCGGCGGGTGCGCGAGGTGGAGCCCATGATCAGCGCGCCAAGCAGTTTTTTAACCCGCACGGGGAATAAACGACGGCCTGCGGCCTCGGGCACCAGGATTTCGCTCAAGACGTAGCGGATGATCATTTCACAGATCAATTCGCGGTCCAGGCGCACGCCAAGGCGCTCGTCCCAGTCATCGAAAACGATGCCCAGGCCGTCTTGGAAACGCACGATCGAGTCGTGAAAGATCCGCCGGAAAAACCCCAGCGCGTAGTCGGGTGCGACCACCAGCAGGCGACGTGCCCGGCTTTGCTCCAAGTAGTTATCCAGGTAGGCGAACAAGGCGTTGAGGCGCGCTTCGGGGTCGGTGATGTGGCCCAGCTCCTGGGACAGGGAGCTGTGGA contains:
- a CDS encoding TetR/AcrR family transcriptional regulator, translating into MAPVSPPAAKPVERRAGVKAATNSPVKPNRRSEETIANILKATEEVVLMSGADRISILDVCQVAGVSRGTFYRYFASQEDLLDTFSRHKRESFHSSLSQELGHITDPEARLNALFAYLDNYLEQSRARRLLVVAPDYALGFFRRIFHDSIVRFQDGLGIVFDDWDERLGVRLDRELICEMIIRYVLSEILVPEAAGRRLFPVRVKKLLGALIMGSTSRTRR